A genomic window from Sulfurospirillum diekertiae includes:
- a CDS encoding leucyl aminopeptidase, with amino-acid sequence MQIELLNQKLTEAATDVKIVFVINKDLTHSWISDQETLHFLGFKGESEETLFIPTSKTLYVGCDSLDADEIRLAASNTLGALKKTNVKTLAIGTYSHECPGMNIKALVEGFILGNYSFDTYKSKKESSKIEKITICLDDYSRTDVSMETANKALRAATAVAEATNFAKEIVNATPEDMTPIALAKVAQTLTSIPNVTCKVMDEVFLKDQGMNAFLAVNRASVHPPRLIHLTYKPENAKKRLVYVGKGLTYDSGGLSLKPSEHMVTMKADKSGAAAAMSILKAAATLELPYEIHAIIGATENMIGGNAYKPDDVLVAKNGKTIEVRNTDAEGRLVLADCLCYAQELKPDLLVDMATLTGACVVALGEYTTGIMGHSSELKHSMLKAATASGELSGALPFNKYLKKLLKSSVADMSNISSSRYGGAITAGLFLDNFIEEENKDKWLHLDIAGPAYTEKAWGYNQFGATGAGIRMNLYWIFEENKK; translated from the coding sequence ATGCAAATAGAACTACTCAATCAAAAATTAACTGAGGCAGCAACAGACGTTAAAATCGTCTTTGTGATCAATAAAGATTTAACGCATTCCTGGATTAGCGATCAAGAAACGTTACACTTTTTAGGATTTAAAGGTGAGAGTGAAGAGACTCTCTTCATACCAACAAGCAAAACACTGTATGTCGGGTGCGATTCTCTTGATGCCGATGAAATTCGTTTAGCGGCTTCCAATACACTGGGTGCACTTAAAAAAACCAATGTCAAAACACTTGCCATTGGTACATACTCTCACGAATGTCCTGGCATGAATATTAAAGCACTTGTTGAAGGCTTCATTTTAGGTAACTATTCATTTGATACGTATAAAAGCAAAAAAGAGTCTTCTAAAATTGAAAAAATAACGATCTGTTTGGACGATTATAGCCGTACCGATGTTTCAATGGAAACAGCAAATAAAGCCCTTCGCGCAGCGACTGCTGTTGCAGAAGCAACCAATTTTGCGAAAGAGATCGTCAATGCAACTCCTGAAGATATGACACCGATTGCACTCGCAAAAGTGGCGCAAACCTTAACCTCGATTCCAAACGTTACATGTAAAGTGATGGACGAGGTATTTTTAAAAGACCAAGGGATGAATGCCTTTCTTGCTGTCAATCGCGCCAGCGTACATCCTCCTCGCTTGATTCACCTCACCTATAAGCCTGAAAATGCCAAAAAACGCCTTGTGTATGTGGGAAAAGGTCTCACGTACGATAGCGGTGGACTTAGCTTAAAACCAAGCGAGCACATGGTCACCATGAAAGCAGATAAAAGTGGTGCAGCCGCGGCTATGTCGATCTTAAAAGCAGCTGCGACTCTTGAGCTTCCCTATGAAATCCATGCCATTATTGGTGCAACGGAGAATATGATTGGGGGCAATGCCTATAAACCCGATGATGTTTTGGTCGCAAAGAACGGTAAAACCATCGAAGTACGCAATACGGATGCAGAAGGTCGCTTGGTTTTAGCAGATTGTCTGTGTTATGCACAAGAGCTTAAACCTGATCTTTTGGTCGATATGGCAACACTCACAGGTGCATGCGTTGTTGCGCTAGGTGAATACACTACCGGTATTATGGGACACAGCAGTGAACTCAAACACTCTATGCTGAAAGCGGCAACCGCTAGTGGAGAGCTCAGTGGTGCACTTCCGTTTAACAAGTACCTCAAAAAACTTCTAAAAAGCTCCGTTGCCGATATGTCGAACATCAGCTCTAGCCGTTACGGTGGCGCTATTACCGCTGGACTCTTTTTAGATAATTTCATCGAAGAAGAGAATAAAGACAAATGGCTTCACTTAGATATTGCAGGGCCAGCTTATACTGAAAAAGCATGGGGCTATAACCAATTTGGTGCAACGGGTGCTGGCATTCGAATGAATCTTTACTGGATATTTGAAGAAAATAAAAAATAG
- a CDS encoding DedA family protein, whose amino-acid sequence MNEFMNKHSGKLFALFMTIVLSTLGYVLYLAPVCGLENKFIYLLKEYGYIILFFWGMLEGEIGLVMAGLLTHTGDMHLFIAIFVAGLGGFAGDQVYFYIGRFNKKLVHKKLRSQRRKLALAHVLLKKHGWPIIFAQRYLYGLRTVIPISIGLTRYSGKMFALINLISAWFWASFTIIPTWYFGQEILIVIHWAKAHWYFAIPIAAIVAGGISYYFHKVTDKTFKDKHANRTTQSKIN is encoded by the coding sequence ATGAATGAATTTATGAATAAACATTCTGGAAAACTATTTGCTCTCTTTATGACAATCGTACTCTCAACGCTTGGATATGTCCTCTACTTAGCACCTGTATGTGGATTGGAAAATAAATTTATCTATCTCTTAAAAGAGTATGGCTACATCATTCTCTTCTTTTGGGGAATGTTGGAGGGTGAAATTGGGCTTGTCATGGCAGGTTTATTGACTCATACAGGCGATATGCACCTTTTTATTGCCATCTTCGTGGCAGGACTTGGCGGCTTTGCGGGAGATCAAGTCTATTTTTACATTGGTCGTTTTAATAAAAAATTGGTTCATAAAAAACTTAGGAGTCAACGTCGAAAACTCGCCCTTGCCCATGTTCTTTTGAAAAAACATGGCTGGCCTATTATCTTTGCACAACGTTACCTCTATGGATTACGTACCGTTATTCCTATTTCCATAGGTTTGACACGTTATAGTGGCAAAATGTTTGCGTTGATCAATCTTATTTCCGCATGGTTTTGGGCATCTTTTACAATTATTCCCACATGGTATTTTGGTCAAGAAATTCTCATTGTCATTCATTGGGCAAAAGCACACTGGTATTTTGCTATTCCAATAGCCGCCATTGTTGCAGGTGGCATCTCCTATTATTTTCATAAAGTAACTGATAAGACATTTAAGGATAAACATGCAAATAGAACTACTCAATCAAAAATTAACTGA
- the trpB gene encoding tryptophan synthase subunit beta codes for MYIPRASKFDPDHNGHFGIFGGRFVPETLMPVLLELEKEYQNLRFNENFWTEVDHYMKDYVGRPSSLYFAKNISQELGAKVYLKREDLNHTGAHKINNTIVQGLIAKKMGKKRVIAETGAGQHGVATATVAALLGLECEVFMGEKDVERQELNVFRMKLLGAKVHAVKSGSKTLKDAMNEAIRYWVTHARDTFYIIGTVAGPHPYPMMVRDFQAIIGYEAKAQILVKEKRLPDMVVACIGGGSNAMGIFSHFLGEEGVTCVGIEAGGLGIDTDKHGCSLAKGSPGVLHGQMSYLLQDDDGQILEAHSISAGLDYPGIGPEHAYLKELGAAKYDHITDQEALDAFVWLSRKEGIIPAFESAHAVAYLKKIPKDEIKNRVIIVNLSGRGDKDMMQAKSILNIG; via the coding sequence ATGTATATTCCTAGAGCTTCAAAATTCGACCCTGATCACAATGGCCATTTTGGTATTTTTGGTGGACGCTTTGTTCCTGAAACACTGATGCCTGTTCTGTTAGAACTTGAAAAAGAGTACCAGAACCTTCGCTTTAATGAAAATTTTTGGACTGAAGTGGATCACTACATGAAAGATTATGTAGGACGCCCTTCATCACTTTATTTCGCGAAAAATATTTCTCAAGAGTTAGGTGCTAAAGTTTATCTCAAACGTGAAGACCTTAACCATACAGGTGCACATAAGATCAATAATACCATTGTACAAGGCTTAATCGCTAAAAAAATGGGTAAAAAACGTGTCATTGCAGAAACCGGTGCGGGGCAACATGGTGTTGCAACAGCAACCGTCGCGGCACTTTTGGGACTTGAATGCGAAGTGTTTATGGGAGAAAAAGATGTTGAGAGACAAGAGCTCAATGTTTTTCGTATGAAGCTTTTAGGCGCAAAAGTACACGCCGTTAAAAGTGGTAGTAAAACACTTAAGGATGCGATGAATGAGGCGATTCGTTACTGGGTCACTCATGCTCGAGATACTTTTTACATTATCGGAACCGTTGCAGGCCCTCATCCATATCCTATGATGGTACGTGATTTTCAAGCCATCATCGGTTATGAAGCAAAAGCGCAAATTTTGGTCAAAGAAAAACGCCTTCCTGACATGGTTGTTGCCTGTATTGGTGGTGGTAGCAACGCAATGGGTATTTTTAGCCATTTCTTAGGCGAAGAAGGGGTGACCTGTGTCGGTATCGAAGCAGGTGGTCTTGGCATTGATACGGATAAACATGGCTGTTCCCTCGCAAAAGGAAGCCCTGGAGTACTGCATGGACAGATGAGTTATCTTCTCCAAGATGATGATGGACAGATACTCGAAGCTCACTCTATTTCAGCAGGACTCGATTACCCTGGCATTGGACCTGAACATGCGTATCTTAAAGAGTTAGGTGCGGCAAAATACGATCATATTACCGATCAAGAAGCACTCGATGCCTTTGTCTGGTTGAGTCGTAAAGAAGGTATTATTCCTGCTTTTGAGAGTGCACATGCTGTGGCATATTTGAAGAAAATTCCTAAAGACGAGATCAAAAATAGAGTCATTATTGTCAATCTTTCAGGACGTGGCGATAAAGACATGATGCAAGCAAAATCCATTTTGAATATTGGATAA
- a CDS encoding adenine phosphoribosyltransferase — MNHLSEADKIYLLNSVREIEDFPKPGIKFKDITTLLGDAKAFTLLIDHLVDRYSTMKIDYIAGIESRGFIFGAALAARLKTRFVPIRKPGKLPYTTISEKYSLEYGVDEVCIHIDAFSAITTSKPRVLLIDDLIATGGTATAAVNLINKAGEECVEACFVINLTFLQGDLDIKKTTSVYSVLEVF, encoded by the coding sequence ATGAATCATTTAAGTGAAGCTGATAAAATTTATCTTTTAAATTCTGTTCGAGAAATTGAAGATTTCCCAAAACCTGGCATCAAATTTAAGGATATTACCACTCTCCTAGGCGATGCTAAAGCATTTACACTCTTGATAGACCATTTGGTTGATCGTTATTCGACTATGAAAATTGATTATATTGCTGGTATCGAAAGCCGTGGATTTATCTTTGGGGCTGCATTAGCAGCACGTCTTAAAACACGTTTTGTCCCTATTCGAAAACCGGGCAAACTTCCCTACACAACGATCAGCGAAAAATACTCATTGGAGTATGGCGTTGATGAAGTTTGTATACACATCGACGCATTTTCAGCTATAACCACATCAAAACCAAGAGTACTCCTAATCGACGACTTAATTGCAACAGGCGGCACAGCCACAGCTGCAGTCAATCTTATTAATAAAGCAGGAGAAGAATGTGTTGAAGCGTGCTTTGTGATCAACCTTACTTTTTTACAAGGGGATCTTGATATCAAAAAAACAACTTCTGTCTATTCTGTATTAGAGGTATTTTAA
- the rpiB gene encoding ribose 5-phosphate isomerase B — protein sequence MKFFIATDHAGIAIKPDVIALLNHMGHEVIDLGPFNDQRVDYPDYAHALCLEVLNNSTTQGILICGSGIGMSLAANKHIGIRAALCHDAYTAEMARAHNDANVLCFGQRIVGLGVIESMLKAWCATSFEGGRHADRVKKIEL from the coding sequence TTGAAGTTTTTTATCGCAACCGATCATGCAGGCATTGCCATCAAACCCGATGTCATTGCACTGTTAAACCATATGGGTCATGAAGTCATTGATCTTGGACCGTTTAACGATCAACGTGTTGATTATCCTGATTATGCTCATGCACTTTGCCTTGAAGTTCTCAATAACAGTACAACACAGGGAATTCTTATCTGTGGCTCAGGTATCGGTATGAGCTTGGCCGCCAATAAGCATATTGGTATTCGTGCAGCGCTTTGTCATGATGCGTATACAGCAGAAATGGCACGCGCACACAATGATGCGAATGTACTCTGTTTTGGTCAACGTATTGTTGGGCTAGGTGTTATTGAATCCATGCTCAAAGCATGGTGTGCTACCTCATTTGAAGGTGGCAGACACGCTGATCGTGTTAAGAAAATAGAGTTATGA